CGGGCCGACGATGTCAGCCGTAACCTCTTCCCGCGCGGTCAACTGGACGGGCTGAAGTTTGTGAAAGGACCCGTACAGGCTGGGGCGAATCAGGTCGTTCATGCCGGCGTCCACAATGAAGAATTTTTTTGCGTCATTTTCCTTCTTGTAAAGGACCTTTGTAACAAGAATTCCGGCATTGCCGACAAGCACGCGACCCGGCTCAAAGATAAAGGTGCAGCCCGGATCGCCGGCCGCCTCGATAATTGCCCGGGCATATTCGGCGGGCAGCGGCGGTTTCTCCTGATCGTAAGAAATGCCCAGCCCGCCGCCCAGATCGAGATAATGAACCGCAACCCCCTCCGCCCGCAGAGTGCGGATCAGCGTCTTCAGGCGGTCGATCGCATCGGTAAAGGGCAAGATCTTCGTTATCTGTGAACCAATGTGGCAGCTTACCCCTTTTATATCGATATGTTTCAACGCCGCCGCCTGCCGGTAAGCCAGAAGCGCGCTTTCGACGGCGATGCCGAATTTGTTTTCCTTCAAACCGGTGGAAATGTGCGGGTGGGTTTCCGCATTTACATCCGGGTTGACGCGGATGCCGATCCCCGCGCGGAGACCGAGTTTGCCGGCGCGTTCGTCGATGACCTCCAATTCCTGGGGCGATTCAATATTGAACATCAGAATCCCCGTTTTGAGGGCAAAATCGATCTCGTCATCCCGTTTTCCCACCCCGGAATAGACGATCCGCGCGGGCTCGATGCCGGCCTGCAAAGCGCGGTACAGCTCCCCGCCGGAAACGATGTCCGCGCCGCCGCCCTGGTTGGCAAAGCTCTTCAGAATCGCAATGTTGGAGTTGGCTTTGACGGCAAAACAGATGATATGAGGGATCCCGGCGAAGGCCTCGGCAAATGCCGTAAAATGGCGCTTCAACGTCCGGGCGCTGTAGAGGTAAAAAGGCGTTCCTACCTCCCGCGCGATTGCCGCAATGGACACTTCCTCGCAATACAGTTCGTTATCCTTGTAATCGAAATAATTCATTGTTCCCCTAATCTGAAAATGCGTGCATAAATTGCCGGTTTAAATTGCCAATCTTTTAGACGTCGCTCCGGACTCGACCAAGCGCGTACCTCTAATTTTATGAACATCAAGCAGTGAAGTGAACTGCCTTACACCAATCGCCGCCGGTAAATAGCTGCCAGCTGACTTTGACGGCCGGGGATCCCCTTTCTTGCCGCATCCGTAAAAAGACAGGCTTAGAATTGCAAAAAATAAAGCCGCCCAGCGCAATGATTTTCCACTCTTCATCTGTCTTTACCCTCAATTTCCGCAATCCTCGCGCGCACCGTCTCCCCGGCTGTTCCGCCTCTTTCCTGCCGGGCGCCCACAGACTGTTTTACGGCCAAGCATTGAAACACATCTTCATCGAAACCGCCGTAAAAATCAAGAAACTCCGTCATGGTCAGCTCCGTCAGCTTTTTTTTGTTTTTGATGCAAAAAGCGACTATTTTCCCGACAATGCCATGCGCTTCACGAAACGGCGTTCCCTTGCGCACGAGATATTCGGCGATGTCAGTCGCCGTGGAAAATCCCCCTTCGGCGCCCGTTGCCATCTTTTCCCGGCGAAAGGCAATATGGCCCACCATCATGGTAAAAATCCGCAGAGAGGCCTTCGTGGTGTCGAGCGCATCGAACAGCGCTTCCTTGTCCTCCTGCAAATCACGGTTGTACGTCATCGGCAGCCCCTTGAGGAGAGTCAGGATGGCGACGAGATCGCCGTAAACACGGCCTGTCTTTCCCCGGATCAGCTCCGCCACATCCGGATTTTTCTTTTGCGGCATAATGCTGCTGCCGGTTGTAAACGAGTCGGCGATTTCGATATAGCCGAACTCGTCGGTTGACCAGAGCACCAGATCCTCGCAAAAACGGCTCAGGTGCGCCATGATAAGCGATGCGACAAAAATGAATTCGGCGACAAAATCCCGGTCAGAGACTGTATCCATGCTATTTTCCGTCACCCGCGGAAATTTGAGGAGGCGGGCAACGTACTTGCGGTCAATGGGAAGTCCCGTTCCTGCCAGAGCCGCCGCCCCCAGGGGCATTACATTCATCCGCACCCGGCAATCATAAAGACGCGACAAATCGCGGTCAAACATTTCCCGGAAGGAAAGAAGATAGTGAGACAAAAGAACCGGCTGCGCCTTCTGCATGTGGGTATAACCAGGCAGGATAACACCTGTTTCCTTTTTTGCCTGCTCTATGAGCGCCCCTTGCAGAGCGCGGACAAGGTGAATTAACTCGTCTGTTTCCGCCCTCAGATAAAGGCGTTCATCCAGAGCCACCTGGTCATTTCTGCTTCTTGCCGAGTGGAGCTTCCCTCCGACCTCGCCTACCCGGACAATCAGCGCCTTTTCGATCGCCATGTGAATGTCTTCGTCGTCAGGATTGAAGAAAAACGTTCCATCTTCAATATCCCGCAGGATCTCCTTCAGACCGGCAATGATCGCCCGACTTTCATTTTTTTTGACGATCCCCTGCCTGGCAAGCATGCGCGCGTGGGCGATGCTGCCCTCAATATCGCAGCGGTAAAGCCGACGGTCAAAATGCAGCGAAGCGGTAAAGGCCTCTACGGCCTTATCTGTCTCCTCACTGAACCGCCCCCCCCAGGGCTTCTCCACTTTTTCAGTCATCTTTACCTG
This DNA window, taken from Syntrophobacterales bacterium, encodes the following:
- the lysA gene encoding diaminopimelate decarboxylase, producing the protein MNYFDYKDNELYCEEVSIAAIAREVGTPFYLYSARTLKRHFTAFAEAFAGIPHIICFAVKANSNIAILKSFANQGGGADIVSGGELYRALQAGIEPARIVYSGVGKRDDEIDFALKTGILMFNIESPQELEVIDERAGKLGLRAGIGIRVNPDVNAETHPHISTGLKENKFGIAVESALLAYRQAAALKHIDIKGVSCHIGSQITKILPFTDAIDRLKTLIRTLRAEGVAVHYLDLGGGLGISYDQEKPPLPAEYARAIIEAAGDPGCTFIFEPGRVLVGNAGILVTKVLYKKENDAKKFFIVDAGMNDLIRPSLYGSFHKLQPVQLTAREEVTADIVGPICESGDFLAKGRRVKSMERGDLLAVMSAGAYGFTMSSNYNSRPRAPEIMVCDTSWHVIREREKNEDLIRNEKIPDFLKN
- the argH gene encoding argininosuccinate lyase, with translation MRQVKMTEKVEKPWGGRFSEETDKAVEAFTASLHFDRRLYRCDIEGSIAHARMLARQGIVKKNESRAIIAGLKEILRDIEDGTFFFNPDDEDIHMAIEKALIVRVGEVGGKLHSARSRNDQVALDERLYLRAETDELIHLVRALQGALIEQAKKETGVILPGYTHMQKAQPVLLSHYLLSFREMFDRDLSRLYDCRVRMNVMPLGAAALAGTGLPIDRKYVARLLKFPRVTENSMDTVSDRDFVAEFIFVASLIMAHLSRFCEDLVLWSTDEFGYIEIADSFTTGSSIMPQKKNPDVAELIRGKTGRVYGDLVAILTLLKGLPMTYNRDLQEDKEALFDALDTTKASLRIFTMMVGHIAFRREKMATGAEGGFSTATDIAEYLVRKGTPFREAHGIVGKIVAFCIKNKKKLTELTMTEFLDFYGGFDEDVFQCLAVKQSVGARQERGGTAGETVRARIAEIEGKDR